The Desulfuromonadaceae bacterium genome contains the following window.
CAGCCGTCGCCCCCAACCGCGAGCGTCAAACGAATGTGCCCCGGCCCCGAAACCGACGTAGCTTTCGGTCCGCTGCCAGTAACGTTGATTGTGACGACATGCGTGCCCCGGTCGGGCGAAATTGGATATTTCGTAATGGTCGTACCCCGCCGCGCATAGCGTCTCATGCACCGTGACAAAGGCGTCACGGGCGTTTTCATCATCCGCTGACTCCAGTTCCCCGGCTTGCTGTCGGGCCGCGAACGGCGTCCCCGGCTCGACCGTCAGCGCGTAACAGGAGAGATGGTCAACATTGAACGCCAGCAGCGCGGCGAGCTCCTGGCGCAGATCCTCCGGTGACTGTCCCGGCAGAGCGTAAATCAGGTCGAGGGAAAGCGCGTCAAAGCCGACCATTCGCGCGGCAGCGATGGTTGCGCCGATCCGGGCAACATCGTGGCTGCGGCCAAGGGTGCTCAATTGCAGATCATCAAAAGACTGGGCGCCGATCGACAGCCGGTTGACTCCGGCGGAGTAAAGACCTTCCAGGGTGCCGGTATCGACCGTCCCCGGATTGACCTCAAGCGTGATTTCGGCATCAGCGGCAAGACGATAGTCCTTACACACCGTGTTCAGCAGCATCGCCACCGCCGCTGGTGGCAACAACGACGGCGTTCCCCCTCCGAAGTAGACCGATTCAACTATCTCGCCACCGGCTTCACCGGAACGCAGCTCCAGCTCACGACGCAATTGATCGGGGTACTCGCCAAGGAGCTGGTCCTCAACCGGCAACGAGTAGAAGTCGCAGTAAGGGCATTTTCGCGTACAAAAAGGGATGTGAAAATAGAGACTGATCATCGCTCAGCAAACGAAAAACCGGCGGGGAGTTGGCTCCCCGCCGGTCGCTTCCCTGTACAGGGTAAGTCAGTTAGTGAAAATAGCGCGCATTCAGCCACATGTGTACCACGATGCTGGCGGCATAACCGAGCGCCACCGCCCAGCTCCACTTGAGGTGATTGCCGAAGGTGTAGACCCCCCGCGCGGCCCCCATCAGCGCCACCCCGGCGGCAGAGCCGATCGACAGCATGCTGCCGCCAACCCCGGCGGTCAGGGTCACCAGCAACCATTGGCCGTGCGACATGACCGGGTCCATCGTCAGCACGGCAAACATCACCGGGATATTGTCGACAATCGCCGAAAGGAGTCCGACCAGCACATTGGCGGTGGTCGGGCCGAGGTCGAAGTACATGAACTTGGAGGTCACCGCCAGGTAACCGAACTGGCCGAGACCGCCGACACAGAGAACAACGCCGTAGAAGAAGAGCAAGGTGTCCCACTCGGCACGGGCAATCTTGCGGAACAGATCAAAACCGGAAGGGGTGCCATGGCCGTGCCCGGTCGCTGCCGGTGGTTGGTGCTCGTCCGGATTGTGCCCGATAATATCGAGCGGCTGATCACCACCTTTGTTCAGCAGATTCTCCTTGATCTTAAGATAGTAGGAAAAGAAGCCGAGGTAACCGAGACCGAGCATCATCCCCGCTGCGGGGGGGAGATTGAGAAAGTTGTGGAACGACACGGCCGTCACGATGGTGCACATAAAGAGGGCAATAACCCGTTTGGCCCCAAGCTTCATGACGATCGCCTCGGCCATCGCTTCGGGACGCTCCTTGCTGACCGTCATGCTCATGATCGCCGCCGGAATAATCCAGTTGATCAACGAGGGGAAGAAGATAGCGAAGAACTCGATGAATTCAACTTTCCCCTTTTGCCAGACCATCAGGGTGGTAATATCGCCGAACGGTGAAAACGCCCCTCCGGCGTTGGCACCGACGACCACGTTGATACAGGCGACAATGACAAACTTTTTGTTGTTCCCGCCTACCGCCATCACCACCGCGCCCATCAGCAGGGCGGTGGTCAGGTTGTCGGCCAGCGGCGAGATCAGAAATGCCAGCAGGCCGGTGA
Protein-coding sequences here:
- the hemW gene encoding radical SAM family heme chaperone HemW, whose product is MISLYFHIPFCTRKCPYCDFYSLPVEDQLLGEYPDQLRRELELRSGEAGGEIVESVYFGGGTPSLLPPAAVAMLLNTVCKDYRLAADAEITLEVNPGTVDTGTLEGLYSAGVNRLSIGAQSFDDLQLSTLGRSHDVARIGATIAAARMVGFDALSLDLIYALPGQSPEDLRQELAALLAFNVDHLSCYALTVEPGTPFAARQQAGELESADDENARDAFVTVHETLCAAGYDHYEISNFARPGHACRHNQRYWQRTESYVGFGAGAHSFDARGWGRRLANPDDLAGYLTTMRGGSDPRVEVEVFDRAGALAERLYLGLRTRSGVTDAELCARFGVSLATAFPQALTKCGERLQSNNGVWSFDLDGWLLFNHLISEFL
- the nhaD gene encoding sodium:proton antiporter NhaD; translated protein: MVLTTIFATALPALASSGGEPAAFINLTGTALGIFALILFVAAYSLVIFEEQLHLRKSKPVMLAAGLIWVLVAFAYAALGDTHTPHEAIKHNVIEYAELFLFLLAAMTYINAMDERNVFQALRSCLVSRGFTLRTVFWVTGLLAFLISPLADNLTTALLMGAVVMAVGGNNKKFVIVACINVVVGANAGGAFSPFGDITTLMVWQKGKVEFIEFFAIFFPSLINWIIPAAIMSMTVSKERPEAMAEAIVMKLGAKRVIALFMCTIVTAVSFHNFLNLPPAAGMMLGLGYLGFFSYYLKIKENLLNKGGDQPLDIIGHNPDEHQPPAATGHGHGTPSGFDLFRKIARAEWDTLLFFYGVVLCVGGLGQFGYLAVTSKFMYFDLGPTTANVLVGLLSAIVDNIPVMFAVLTMDPVMSHGQWLLVTLTAGVGGSMLSIGSAAGVALMGAARGVYTFGNHLKWSWAVALGYAASIVVHMWLNARYFH